Sequence from the Candidatus Woesearchaeota archaeon genome:
CGGCAGCCCCATAAACCTTTGAGAATAAAGGTTTAATCGAAACTAGTCAAGTGGGACATTGCTTCGCAAGTCCCACGAAATACCTGAAAACAAATTTGCGAAAAAATTCAGTAAAAGCAGTCAAGTGGGGCGTGAAGTCCCACGAAATAACTGAAAAAGAATTTGCGAAAAAATTCAGTAAAAGCAGTCAAGTGGGACATTGCTTCGCAAGTTCCACGAAATATCTAAATATTATTCAAAAAATGCTGAAAAGAATAATTCTTGCAAGTCCGAGGGGATACTGCGCCGGGGTTGAGCGTGCAATAAGTTCTGTTGAAAATGCAATCCTGAAATTTAAAAAGCAGGTTTATGTTCTCAATGAAATTGTTCATAATGAGCATGTGATAAAGATACTTTCTGAAAACGGCGCAAGGTTTGTCAATTCACTTTCAGATGTTCCTAAAGGTAGTGTGATAATCTTAAGCGCCCACGGTGTTTCCCCAAAAATAAGAGATGATGCATTTGCCCGCGGCTTATCAGTTATAGATGCGACATGCCCGTTTGTCTCAAGGCTGCATTCAGATGCCAGGGAATACAGCAGGAAGGGTTTCTCAATAATCCTGATTGGCTATAGCGAGCATGCTGAGGCAGAAGGATTAAAGGGCGAAGCTCCTATGGCAGTAATAGAAAATATTTCTGATGCAGAAAAAATTGTCCTTCATAAGAAGAATATCGCATGCCTTGTCCAGACAACATTCTCAGTTGAGGAAAGGGACAAGATACTCTCTTTCCTGAAAAAGAGATTTCCCAATCTTGAAGTTCCGTCCTCGGGGATATGCTGCGCAACAGAGAACAGGCAGAATGCAGTAAAAGCTCTCTCAAAAAAGTGCGATGCAGTGATTATTGTAGGTTCAAAGAAAAGCTCAAACTCAATGCGCCTTTTTGAGACAGCAAAGGGCTGCTGCAGCCATGTTTTTTTGGTTGGCGATGAAAAGGAAATTAAAAAAATAATGAAAATGCCCTGGTTTTGGAAAATCAATTCTCTCGGGATAAGCTCAGGGGCATCAACACCTGAAAAGATTGTTCAGAAGATTGTTGCTTATATTGTTTCATGCGCTGAAAAAAGAAACGGAAAATCCCCTTCTCTTGAAAATCTTGAATCAGCATCCGAAAACATTTCATTCCCCCTTCCCTCCCCGTTCACTTAAATAGACTTTTTAAACCTTTTTAGTAATAAACTCTATATTAATATAGAAAAATATTTATACCAGTAAATCCACTTTTTTTAATTATTGAAAGAATGAGGCGGCTGTAGCCGCTTTATTATTTTTCAGGCTGGATTAGTCTTATTTTTATAAAAAAACAAGGTGGTAATATGCGCAAGAAATTTTTCGCAGTTTTGGTTTTGCTTCTGGCTTTGTCCCCGCTCTTTGCAAGCGCGCAGGATTTTATGATAGTGTCAAAAGCCATAAATAACAAGGCAAACCTGTTTGAGGCAGCTTCCTTTGAGCTTGCAATATGCCCATCGAGGAGATGAGCTACGGAAAGTATGAAATGGTTGTCACAGTAAAATCTGTCTCAAGTGGGATTGAGCACAGCATAATTCTTTCTGTTTATGTTACAGCAGTTCCAGAGGGAAAGCAGTATGCGGCGAGCATTGTTCTCGGAGCAGATGTGCCATTGAAAGTTGACCCGAGAGAGCCCTTGAAAGTTGCAATCCTGCTTGAGAACAGGATGCCCGTAGCTTATAGCGGGCTGAAGATACAAATTTCTGATGCTCTCGGATTAATCCAGAAAGAGGAGTCAGTTGACCTGGGGATTCTTGAGAAATTGCCTTATGAGATTCTTATTGAGCTTAACTCTCAAGAAAAGCCAGTTGAGGATTCTCTTACAATCAACCTTTTGACTGAATCAGGGAAACTGATAAAGTCAATTGAAAGCAAGAAATTTGAGATAATTCCTTATTCTTCAATGAAGGAAAGCGAGAAAGTCCAAAATCTTTTCCTAGGAAAGAAGACAACAATCACAGTATCCAATGAGGGGAACTCAAAAGGCACATACCTTGCAAAGAAGCATGTGGGCTTTTTCAGGAATCTCTTCCTGCGCACAAACCCAAGGGCAAAGTGGATCAGGATTGACGAGGTGAAATACCTCGGCTGGAGCATTGATATTGAGCCCCAGGCAAAAGCAACTATTGTGATAGTTGAGTCATATCTCGGGCTTTTCATCCTGCTTGTCCTCATAGGCTCTTCTGTTTTCGTGTATTACAATATAAGGAGCCCGCTTATCATCATAAAGAAGGCGAGCATTACAAGGCAGAAGGACGGAGGAATCTATGGGCTTAAGGTTCAGCTCCTGATAAAGAACAGGACAGGAAAGAGCGTCATGGATGTCAAGGTTGCAGAAACAATACCGGACATTGCCGATGTTGACAAGAACCTTGAGGCAGGAACTCTTAAGCCGGACAGCATCACAAAGCATGACTTCAGGGGCACAATTGTCAAGTGGAACATAGGGCCGTTGGACAGGTATGAAGAGAGGCTGATAAGCTACAAGATAGGCTCAAAGCTCACCATAATAGGCTATTTCACCCTGCCTCCTGCTGTTGTGAGATATGTCTTCAAGAAAAAGGAGGCAATTGTGCGCTCCAACAGAATAACCCTTGAAACAGGAGAGAAAATAGAGGAATAAACATTTTTTTATTTTTTTATGATTTTGTTAAATCATTTCTTTCTTGGAATTCAATAAAAAGTTTTAAATAAAAAGTTTTATATACTTTTTAATTCACGGAATGATTATGAAACAAATTAAACAATCACATGAAGACATAAACGCACTCTTTGTGCCTGCCGGACTTTTTGTCGGAATGGGGTTTGGCTTTATATTAAACCAGCTGGTTGGAGGAATTTTAATTGGGCTCGGCTTGGGAATATTAGGGATGGCAATAGCCAAAAAAAGGAAATAAAGAAAACTTTATAAACCGCGCATTTCTCCTGAGTTTTTAAGGAAAAACCCCTTCTAGCTCAATGGCTAGAGCGTCCGGCTGTAGATTCCCATGGACTTACTCGCATCGCGAGGATGGATGAAAATGGGACAGCCGATACCGGAAGGTTCCTGGTTCAAGTCCGGGGAAGGGGATTTTCATTTTTCTAAAGAAAAAAATAATTAAAGAAATTATTCTCACACAAAATTCATTCTTATGAATTCAGGGGTGAAGATGAGAGGAACTCCTATCTCCTGCGAGTATTTCATGTAAAGCATTCCAAAGTCAGGAACTCTTACATTTCTCATCTGGTTCAGAACAATCTTGGCATATTCGCGGGCTTCATCTGCCTCAGATGTTAGAACAACCTCAGAAAGATTTCTTATGTTCGGCTTAAGCCCGAATCTTCTCCTGAGAAGTGCGAAATAGCACACAAGGCACATGAAAAAGCCAATCTTGTAAGGCGCACTCCCGCGCACTTGTTCAATCCTTTCAATGAATTGGGCGCTGTTTATCGGGCGTTCCATAAGCTTAAGCATAAGCTCATGGTCATAATTATTCTGCAAAAAGTGGGGAATTTCCTCCTTTCTGGAATATGCGTATTCTGAAAACATTGCAATGCCCTCATCCCTTATCCGATAAATAACACTTGATGAATGGGAAAGATTCTTGTCAAGGAGGTGGTTTATCTCGTGCACAAGAGTTGCTTCAAGGCTTCCGAACCTGTTATGCTCAACAACAGAGCAGAGATAATTTGAGTTTATGCTTATTCTCATGCTTCGTAAGGTTTCATCTTGGTAAAGCACAGATGCATACCCACTCTGATTTTCATTTACATCCAGGAATATTTCAATATTCATCCTTCTCCCGTAAACCCGGATAAAAAGCTGTGCGCAGTCCCTTACGATGAGATTTATCACATTCACTATTGTCTTTTCAATCTCCATGCAAAATGCTTTCATTGAGCCGAATCTCTGCTCGCCGGGCATTATGTAATTGGCATAAAGGCTCTCAATGAATTTTGCATTTATGCCCTCTCCATGGTAAAGCCCCATCCTGACTTTTACAGCAATGTTTCCGGATAGAGCGGGATTTATTGCACCGGGATTCACATTGAATGAGAAATTTTTCCTGAACTCCCTTATCGCATCAATAAAGCTCCTGTCTCTTCTTATCTCATCAAGACTGCGGTCAATTTCATCCATAACTGCAAGAATGTTTTTTCTCTTGCTGAGGAATATTGAGAAGAGCTGTATGAATCTTCTTTGCTTGGAGTTATAATATGGAATGTCTTTTTTGGGAACGCTTCTTGTCAATTCCCGAAAAT
This genomic interval carries:
- the ispH gene encoding 4-hydroxy-3-methylbut-2-enyl diphosphate reductase encodes the protein MLKRIILASPRGYCAGVERAISSVENAILKFKKQVYVLNEIVHNEHVIKILSENGARFVNSLSDVPKGSVIILSAHGVSPKIRDDAFARGLSVIDATCPFVSRLHSDAREYSRKGFSIILIGYSEHAEAEGLKGEAPMAVIENISDAEKIVLHKKNIACLVQTTFSVEERDKILSFLKKRFPNLEVPSSGICCATENRQNAVKALSKKCDAVIIVGSKKSSNSMRLFETAKGCCSHVFLVGDEKEIKKIMKMPWFWKINSLGISSGASTPEKIVQKIVAYIVSCAEKRNGKSPSLENLESASENISFPLPSPFT